From a single Pseudoalteromonas nigrifaciens genomic region:
- the accA gene encoding acetyl-CoA carboxylase carboxyl transferase subunit alpha has product MSLNYLDFELPIAELEVKIEELQNVSRAGELDLELEEEVSKLKEKSDRLKEKIFSELGAWQVSQLARHPLRPYTRDYIERIFTEFDEFAGDRTFANDPAILGGIARLDGEPVMVIGQQKGRGTAEKIKRNFGMPKPEGYRKALRLMEMAERFKMPIMTFIDTPGAYPGVGAEERGQSEAIARNLKVMASLKVPTICTVIGEGGSGGALAIGVGDRVNMLQYSTYSVISPEGCASILWKSADKAPLAAEAMGVTAKRVKELDLINNLVDEPLGGAHRNYDAMARNLKVRLKRDLADLQALSLEEMLDQRYKRLMSFGYCS; this is encoded by the coding sequence ATGAGCCTCAATTATCTTGATTTTGAGCTTCCGATTGCAGAATTAGAAGTGAAAATTGAAGAATTACAAAATGTAAGCCGCGCTGGCGAATTAGACCTTGAATTAGAAGAGGAAGTCAGCAAGCTAAAAGAGAAAAGCGACCGATTAAAAGAGAAAATATTCTCTGAACTTGGCGCTTGGCAAGTATCACAGCTGGCACGTCATCCGTTGCGTCCTTATACTCGAGATTATATCGAGCGTATTTTTACGGAGTTTGACGAGTTTGCAGGTGATCGTACTTTTGCTAATGATCCGGCAATTTTAGGTGGTATAGCGCGTTTAGATGGCGAACCAGTAATGGTTATTGGCCAACAAAAAGGCCGTGGTACCGCTGAAAAAATTAAACGTAACTTTGGTATGCCAAAGCCTGAAGGATACCGTAAAGCATTGCGCTTAATGGAAATGGCTGAGCGTTTTAAAATGCCAATTATGACCTTTATCGACACCCCTGGAGCTTATCCTGGTGTGGGTGCTGAAGAGCGTGGCCAGTCAGAAGCTATCGCCCGTAACCTTAAAGTAATGGCCTCTTTAAAAGTGCCAACTATTTGTACGGTTATTGGTGAAGGTGGATCGGGTGGTGCGTTAGCAATTGGTGTTGGCGATCGTGTTAACATGTTGCAATACAGTACTTACTCAGTAATTTCTCCTGAAGGGTGTGCGTCTATTTTATGGAAAAGCGCCGATAAAGCCCCACTTGCTGCTGAAGCTATGGGTGTAACTGCTAAGCGAGTTAAAGAGTTAGACCTAATTAACAACTTAGTAGATGAGCCATTAGGTGGAGCGCACCGTAATTATGATGCTATGGCACGTAATTTAAAAGTGCGATTAAAGCGTGACTTAGCCGACCTACAAGCACTTTCGCTTGAAGAGATGCTTGATCAGCGCTACAAACGCTTAATGTCGTTTGGTTATTGCTCTTAA
- a CDS encoding GGDEF domain-containing protein, whose product MENVHILTQRIAGRGEFLPFSAEHYRKNEPAATQELAAKLQTSLILEDILAIYAKFAKQLLNFSGIQFKSALGTVQTPDCDIDTLSYTFDLNVENSNLGQLIYFSKYPLSVAIEKKLQYFHSALLYPLRNAIMYNRVLKLATKDALTGLSNRSQFNDTLLQKLENCRRYQRPFSLMLLDLDSFKQVNDNFGHKVGDDVLKEFALVLNGSIRGTDSVFRFGGDEFAILIEDPEFTTNKVIAERIMQRVKNSKIMAQYSVTTSIGFTLASSQDTENDVFSRADKGLYKAKAAGRNCAKAY is encoded by the coding sequence ATGGAAAATGTGCATATATTGACACAACGTATTGCTGGACGCGGAGAGTTTTTGCCGTTTTCGGCTGAGCATTATCGTAAAAATGAACCGGCAGCAACGCAAGAGCTAGCTGCAAAATTACAAACCAGTTTAATACTCGAAGATATATTAGCTATTTACGCAAAATTTGCAAAACAACTGCTAAATTTTTCAGGTATACAGTTCAAGTCTGCGCTAGGTACAGTGCAAACGCCTGATTGCGATATTGATACGCTTTCTTATACCTTTGATTTAAATGTAGAGAACAGTAATTTAGGGCAATTAATATACTTTAGTAAATACCCACTGAGTGTGGCCATAGAAAAAAAACTACAATATTTTCATAGTGCGCTGCTCTACCCTTTACGTAATGCGATAATGTATAACCGGGTATTAAAACTTGCCACAAAAGATGCATTAACTGGACTAAGCAATAGAAGTCAATTTAATGACACCTTACTGCAAAAGCTTGAAAACTGCCGCCGTTACCAGCGCCCATTTAGTTTAATGTTGCTTGATTTAGACAGTTTTAAGCAAGTAAACGATAACTTTGGTCATAAAGTGGGTGACGATGTACTTAAAGAATTTGCCTTAGTACTTAATGGCTCTATTCGAGGCACTGACTCTGTATTTAGATTTGGTGGCGATGAATTTGCAATACTCATTGAAGATCCTGAGTTTACTACTAATAAAGTAATAGCTGAGCGCATTATGCAACGCGTTAAAAACTCAAAAATAATGGCGCAGTACTCAGTTACTACCAGTATTGGCTTTACTTTAGCGAGTAGCCAAGACACCGAAAACGATGTTTTTTCGCGAGCCGATAAGGGTTTATATAAAGCCAAAGCAGCGGGACGAAATTGCGCCAAAGCATATTAA
- the tilS gene encoding tRNA lysidine(34) synthetase TilS produces the protein MHTSLIYQQVKQSLGQYIEQGHRVFTVALSGGVDSVVLLHLMHALRVQDPALQVSAIYIHHGLSQYADDWQVFCQTLCNELNVPFQTAKVNIEQQSRTSLEAQARDARYQALDELSPHGSIILLGQHLNDQIETFLLRLKRGSGLKGLGAMQRERTLTSGRLCFRPLLAVKRSDIEAFAAQYALNHVTDDSNTDERFERNFMRQQVVPILAARFNGFEQCTARSISLLQQQHALLNEYTHIDLTQCVNSQQALNISAIAKFTPIRTANVVRAWLELFTHVLPSQKQLEQIINQAIAAKSDAQMLIELSDGQIRRHQGHLYFVVPSTQILNNTLITRSELKLADGRLLKKHSGVGVRAPTADEQVSVRFNCNSARIKPLKKPGSNTLKHWFKDAKVAPWLRANVPLIFYNDDLVQVVGYFISANHSDENGIYWECK, from the coding sequence ATGCACACATCGCTTATTTATCAACAAGTAAAACAATCATTGGGTCAATATATTGAGCAAGGTCATAGGGTGTTTACTGTGGCACTTTCTGGTGGCGTTGATTCTGTGGTGTTACTGCATTTAATGCATGCTTTACGAGTGCAGGATCCTGCACTGCAAGTTTCTGCTATTTATATACACCATGGTTTGAGCCAGTATGCCGACGACTGGCAGGTTTTTTGTCAAACCCTGTGCAATGAGCTAAATGTGCCATTTCAAACGGCTAAAGTAAATATAGAGCAGCAGTCACGCACGAGCCTAGAGGCGCAAGCGCGCGATGCTCGTTACCAAGCATTAGATGAGCTAAGTCCACATGGCAGCATTATTTTACTTGGGCAACATTTAAACGACCAAATAGAAACCTTTTTACTGCGCTTAAAACGTGGCTCGGGTTTAAAAGGTTTAGGTGCAATGCAGCGCGAGCGCACTTTAACCAGCGGCCGATTATGTTTCAGGCCGCTGTTAGCGGTAAAACGCAGTGATATAGAAGCCTTTGCGGCGCAATATGCACTTAACCATGTTACCGATGATTCTAATACTGATGAGCGCTTTGAGCGTAACTTTATGCGCCAGCAAGTTGTGCCAATATTAGCAGCGCGCTTTAATGGTTTTGAACAATGTACCGCTCGCAGTATTAGTTTACTGCAGCAGCAACACGCTTTACTCAACGAATATACTCACATTGATTTAACGCAATGCGTTAATTCTCAGCAGGCGTTAAATATAAGTGCTATTGCCAAATTTACTCCGATTAGAACAGCCAATGTAGTACGTGCATGGCTAGAGCTATTTACTCATGTATTACCATCGCAAAAGCAGCTGGAGCAAATAATTAATCAGGCTATTGCAGCTAAAAGCGATGCACAAATGCTTATTGAGCTTAGTGATGGACAAATACGCCGCCATCAAGGGCATTTATATTTTGTTGTACCAAGTACGCAAATATTAAACAACACACTAATTACTCGCAGTGAGCTAAAGCTTGCCGATGGTCGCTTACTAAAAAAACACAGTGGCGTAGGAGTCAGAGCGCCAACTGCAGATGAGCAAGTAAGCGTGCGTTTTAATTGTAATAGTGCGCGCATCAAACCTTTAAAAAAACCAGGAAGTAATACACTCAAGCATTGGTTTAAAGATGCAAAAGTGGCTCCTTGGCTGCGTGCTAATGTGCCGTTAATTTTTTATAATGATGACCTAGTACAAGTGGTAGGCTATTTTATAAGTGCTAACCATAGTGATGAAAACGGTATTTATTGGGAGTGTAAATAA